Proteins encoded by one window of Yamadazyma tenuis chromosome 2, complete sequence:
- the MED11 gene encoding Mediator of RNA polymerase II transcription subunit 11 (EggNog:ENOG503P5GT; COG:K): MSNGQFIQQRLDSLNDIDSSIVSLLGYMSDIFDRYSTPSNNSDDAKDTIETQTRLIYQTLSDIAINLRKEVKIMDDNTGVFDKNEDQVMILPIPVDQKNTALGKRRLNEEIDLLTHLIPQEPTEDQKFKPEPETVEEESVKEEPVEEEPVEEEPVKEEQPEEKNGVDDTDEPDPIVKPEADVETFGISDVEMEE; the protein is encoded by the coding sequence atgTCCAATGGCCAATTCATACAACAGCGATTGGATTCATTGAACGACATCGATTCCAGCATCGTGTCCCTCTTGGGATACATGTCCGATATCTTTGACAGATACTCCACTCCGTCAAACAACAGCGATGATGCCAAAGATACCATAGAAACCCAGACCAGACTTATATATCAAACCCTCAGCGATATAGCAATAAATCTCCGAAAAGAGGTGAAGATCATGGATGACAACACCGGTGTATTCGACAAAAATGAAGACCAGGTGATGATACTCCCCATACCTGTTGATCAGAAAAACACAGCGTTGGGAAAACGCAGGTTGAATGAAGAGATAGACCTTTTGACCCACCTCATCCCACAAGAACCTACAGAGGACCAGAAGTTTAAGCCTGAACCCGAGACTGTCGAAGAAGAGTCCGTCAAGGAAGAgcctgttgaagaagagcctgttgaagaagagcctgtcaaagaagaacagccagaagaaaaaaatggtgttgatgacACCGATGAGCCTGACCCCATTGTCAAACCAGAAGCCGATGTCGAAACATTCGGAATCTCTGACGTCGAAATGGAAGAGTAA
- the PEX1 gene encoding Peroxisome biosynthesis protein pex1 (EggNog:ENOG503NWW4; COG:O) produces the protein MDGHKANIVHVSSRTNLVNLPSRLGNLLANANIKVQDVIVEIVCKGKSSYTGWSGWNATSINSLEIDSILAKSLSLAETEPVVINLKVNNFETRQVNLEPVTSSDWELVELHAQTLEDKLLSQTRCVSLNQVLVVYPSSTTSANLVVTDIGTKSVNFAKLSPECEVAIAPKPRVKKRSGSVKSAKSSRTDKSGDDYMNLPSVLKRSIPLPHQLYADLPEYADTNGYEVYVNFKEVAGILKRAEYVAVSVIPGPNSKKNHTPKQEKSSPNLPGSSEKEAKETVPLEENKRVVARLVNYPKSPANHVGVSRKLAVALSVESNLGSILVLKPSIKQTQKLPSTFTIYPYITQSKKSNQVNINSSEKKEKASKLAKAIESILLSQDSSLYKSPITNFTKLPIIPNILPNGGMLKFKRNDDLNAWIKPLHGSDKKGPSIEIDEELLRAASFIEETKVEKPLSDAIGFESMIQETVEHIIIDNNSGILVHGNSGSGKTLVLKHISQQLENLHGYHCKFISCESIMNENFNSLSTSHFNRWLQECTWYKPSVLILDNLDKLIGAEVEHVDSSNSKNLAEFLVSQVQKIHCQPNCNFSILASSSSKESLNGFLFSSHLIENILHLSPPDKTTRSKLIEHYFNNDLGCKIGFDVMEMVAETEGYLPNDLKTLCDRIYHESLFNQSSAILDDEVSITMEDFEKALQGYTPLNLRGVKLQKSSINWSDIGGLKEAKNILLETLEWPTKYAPIFANCPLRLRSGILLYGYPGCGKTLLASAVAGQCGLNFISIKGPEILNKYIGASEQSVRELFERAQAAKPCILFFDEFDSIAPKRGHDSTGVTDRVVNQMLTQMDGAEGLDGVYVLAATSRPDLIDSALLRPGRLDKSVICSMPDYNDRLDILESITAKMDLENGIDLKEIALQTEGFSGADMQGLGYNAYLKAVHVKLSQDESLEQMESNTPNSQELDFFKVNSEKLKNAKMRPADRLKILQQIEELFGNSKENMDLKEKKKNSPSSVVSISHENFVESLKETKPSISVKEKLKLDMIYHEFVSGRDGNMPDGSASNDIGGRTTLM, from the coding sequence ATGGATGGCCACAAAGCCAACATTGTTCATGTGCTGCTGAGAACAAACTTAGTCAACTTACCTTCAAGACTAGGCAACCTTCTTGCCAATGCAAACATCAAGGTACAAGACGTGATTGTGGAAATTGTTTGTAAGGGCAAAAGCAGTTACACTGGCTGGTCTGGTTGGAATGCCACGAGTATTAATTCCCTTGAAATCGACTCGATTTTGGCCAAGAGTTTGTCTTTGGCTGAGACAGAGCCggtggtgatcaacttgaaggttaACAACTTTGAGACTCGTCAGGTCAACTTGGAGCCAGTTACTTCTTCTGATTGGGAGCTTGTGGAACTACATGCACAAACTTTGGAAGACAAGCTTTTATCGCAAACTCGATGCGTTTCGTTGAACCAGGTTCTTGTAGTGTACCCAAGCCTGACGACTTCGgccaatttggtggtgaccGACATCGGAACTAAATCTGTCAACTTCGCTAAGCTTTCCCCAGAATGTGAGGTTGCAATTGCACCAAAACCACGTGTGAAAAAGAGGTCTGGGTCGGTAAAGTCAGCTAAATCGTCACGAACAGACAAGTCTGGTGATGACTATATGAATCTTCCGtcggtgttgaagagatCCATCCCTCTTCCTCATCAATTGTACGCAGACTTACCTGAATACGCTGACACAAACGGCTATGAAGTGTATGTGAACTTCAAAGAGGTGGCAGGAATATTGAAGCGGGCAGAGTACGTGGCGGTGTCTGTTATACCAGGTCcaaactccaagaagaaccatACACCAAAACAAGAGAAgtcttctccaaatctaCCAGGCTCATCTGAGAAAGAAGCTAAGGAAACGGTTCCTTTAGAGGAAAACAAAAGAGTAGTGGCCCGTCTTGTCAACtatccaaaatctcctGCTAATCATGTGGGAGTGTCGCGGAAGTTGGCGGTAGCCTTGTCGGTTGAGTCCAATTTGGGGAGcattttggtgttgaaaccGTCTATTAAACAAACCCAGAAATTACCCTCTACATTCACGATCTACCCCTACATCACACAGTCAAAGAAATCCAACCAGGTCAACATCAACTCATCcgagaagaaggaaaaggCTTCGAAATTGGCGAAAGCCATTGAGTCAATTTTGCTCAGTCAAGATTCTTCCCTATACAAATCTCCCATCACTAACTTCACAAAATTACCCATAATTCCCAATATTTTGCCTAATGGTGGGATGTTGAAGTTTAAGAGAAATGATGATTTAAACGCTTGGATCAAGCCATTGCACGGATCCGACAAGAAAGGTCCTTCCATCGAGATTGATGAGGAGTTGCTTCGTGCTGCTTCTTTCATCGAGGAAacaaaagttgaaaagcCCTTATCTGATGCGATTGGCTTTGAGTCTATGATACAAGAAACTGTTGAACATATAATTATCGATAACAATTCTGGGATCTTGGTCCATGGGAATAGTGGAAGTGGGAAGACTCTTGTACTCAAGCACATCTCACAGCAGCTTGAGAATCTACACGGGTATCACTGTAAATTCATATCCTGTGAGTCTATAATGAACGAAAACTTCAATCTGTTAAGCACCAGTCACTTCAATAGGTGGCTTCAAGAATGTACTTGGTACAAGCCGTCGGTGTTAATTTTGGACAACCTTGATAAGCTTATTGGTGCTGAAGTGGAACATGTAGActcctccaactccaagaacttggcgGAATTCTTGGTGTCTCAAGTGCAGAAGATTCACTGTCAACCAAATTGCAACTTTTCGATCTTAgcatcttcgtcttccaaagaatcATTAAATGGATTCTTGTTTCTGTCTCATTTGATTGAGAACATCCTTCATCTTTCACCTCCAGACAAAACCACACGTTCCAAATTGATTGAACACTATTTCAATAACGACTTGGGATGCAAAATCGGGTTTGACGTGATGGAAATGGTGGCAGAAACTGAGGGATACTTGCCCAATGATTTGAAAACGTTGTGTGACCGGATTTATCACGAATCATTGTTCAATCAATCGTCTGCAATTCTCGATGACGAAGTTTCTATTACTATGGAGGATTTTGAGAAAGCTTTACAAGGATATACTCCATTGAACTTAAGGGGGGTAAAGTTACAAAAGTCATCTATTAACTGGTCTGACATTGGAGGGTTGAAAGAAGCCAAAAACATATTGTTGGAAACCTTAGAATGGCCCACCAAATATGCTCCTATCTTTGCTAACTGTCCTTTGAGACTCAGATCGGGAATTTTACTTTACGGTTATCCAGGTTGTGGAAAAACATTATTGGCAAGTGCCGTTGCCGGTCAATGTGGTTTGAACTTTATCTCCATCAAAGGACCCGAGATCTTGAATAAGTATATTGGTGCTTCGGAACAGTCTGTAAGAGAGTTGTTTGAAAGAGCACAAGCTGCCAAGCCGTGCattttgttctttgatgaattcGATTCCATTGCCCCCAAGAGAGGACACGACTCCACCGGTGTAACTGATAGAGTGGTTAATCAGATGTTGACACAAATGGATGGTGCAGAAGGATTAGATGGTGTCTACGTGTTGGCAGCTACCAGTAGACCCGATTTGATCGATTCAGCATTATTACGTCCCGGGAGATTGGATAAGAGTGTAATTTGCAGCATGCCAGACTACAACGACAGATTGgatattcttgaaagcATCACCGCTAAAATGGACTTAGAAAATGGTATTGATTTGAAGGAGATTGCCTTACAGACAGAAGGGTTCAGTGGTGCGGATATGCAAGGGTTGGGATACAACGCGTACTTGAAAGCGGTTCACGTCAAGCTTTCGCAAGACGAAAGTTTGGAGCAAATGGAGTCCAACACTCCTAATAGCCAAGAACTCGACTTTTTTAAGGTAAACtctgaaaagttgaagaacgCCAAAATGAGACCAGCTGATAGGCTAAAGATTTTACAACAAATTGAGGAGCTATTTGGAAACTCTAAGGAGAACatggacttgaaggagaaaaagaaaaacagTCCACTGTCAGTGGTACTGATTTCCCATGAAAATTTTGTCGAGTCTTTGAAGGAGACCAAACCATCCATTTCTGTCAAGGAAAAGCTCAAACTCGATATGATCTACCACGAATTCGTTTCAGGAAGAGACGGAAATATGCCTGATGGTTCGGCTAGCAACGATATTGGTGGAAGAACTACTCTTATGTAA
- the COX20 gene encoding Cytochrome c oxidase assembly protein cox20, mitochondrial (COG:C; EggNog:ENOG503P36X): MGWFGGNTVKSTPVTQVPEGNPQKFLEDLPPKFEDQGDVPGDASDQSMYEGALSQVRLADVKPSTYIGMPCFREAMMTGFQAMAVLGGVTFLIHKNPNKSLNWGVCGFFLGNIVGWEQCRSIRRKSFETVEKARQVKQQKNEQKWEDKASNTKDERLEKWRQVQEHYESKKK; this comes from the coding sequence ATGGGATGGTTCGGAGGAAATACCGTGAAATCTACACCGGTAACACAAGTACCAGAGGGAAATCCCCAGAAGTTTCTAGAAGATCTTCCACCCAAGTTCGAGGACCAAGGAGATGTTCCAGGTGATGCCAGTGACCAGTCGATGTACGAAGGTGCCCTCAGTCAAGTGAGGCTTGCCGATGTAAAACCACTGACGTACATTGGAATGCCGTGCTTTCGAGAAGCCATGATGACCGGGTTCCAGGCCATGGCGGTGCTAGGTGGGGTGACGTTTTTGATCCATAAGAACCCCAATAAATCGTTGAACTGGGGTGTTTGCGGATTTTTCTTAGGAAATATCGTCGGGTGGGAGCAGTGCCGGTCGATTCGAAGAAAGTCGTTTGAGACCGTTGAGAAGGCTAGGCAGGTGAAGCAACAAAAGAACGAACAGAAGTGGGAGGATAAAGCTTCCAATACCAAAGACGAGAGACTCGAGAAATGGAGACAAGTCCAGGAACACTACGAGAGTAAGAAGAAGTAG
- the NPA3 gene encoding GPN-loop GTPase 1 (BUSCO:EOG09263QH4; COG:L; EggNog:ENOG503NU2J) encodes MSPATVICIGMAGSGKTTFMQRLNAHLHSKNTPPYVINLDPAVLKIPYGANIDIRDSIKYKQVMEQYNLGPNGAIVTSLNLFSTKIDQVIKLVEKRSESVNNVIVDTPGQIECFIWSASGSIITEAFASTFPTVIAYIVDTPRNTSPTTFMSNMLYACSILYKTKLPMIIVFNKTDAQDAEFAKEWMKDFETFQIAINKDQDMNSEDGSSYMSSLVNSMSLMLEEFYSTLDVVGVSSYTGAGFDDFMDAIDNKVEEYNEFYKAERERILKKKEEDEKKRQAKQLSSLMKDLKIKNGKTASNDGEVLSDLEDEEEDEYNGEVLRDEDEPQREYTFPEDRNSEINSNTDSDLQSRYQAALEATSKTTSSKTAENIAQYIRR; translated from the coding sequence ATGAGTCCAGCAACTGTGATATGTATTGGAATGGCGGGGTCTGGAAAGACCACGTTCATGCAAAGATTGAATGCTCACTTACATTCTAAAAACACTCCTCCCTATGTGATTAACCTAGATCCAGCAGTGTTGAAAATTCCCTATGGTGCCAACATCGATATTAGAGACTCTATCAAATACAAACAAGTAATGGAACAGTACAATTTGGGACCCAACGGGGCAATCGTCActtcattgaacttgttttcCACTAAGATCGACCAGGTGATCAAGTTAGTGGAAAAACGTTCTGAATCTGTTAACAATGTCATTGTGGATACTCCAGGACAAATCGAATGCTTTATTTGGTCTGCCAGTGGTTCCATCATCACCGAAGCGTTTGCGTCGACTTTCCCCACCGTCATCGCCTATATTGTTGACACTCCAAGAAACACATCACCCACCACTTTCATGTCCAACATGTTATACGCATGTTCGATTTTGTATAAAACCAAATTGCCCATGATCATAgtattcaacaaaaccGATGCCCAAGACGCTGAGTTTGCTAAAGAATGGATGAAGGATTTCGAAACGTTCCAAattgccatcaacaaagacCAGGATATGAATAGTGAAGACGGGTCCAGTTATATGTCTTCTCTTGTGAACTCGATGTCCTTGATGTTGGAAGAGTTCTACTCCACTTTGGATGTTGTTGGTGTCAGCTCGTATACCGGGGCGGGATTCGACGATTTCATGGATGCTATTGACAACAAGGTGGAAGAATACAACGAGTTTTATAAGGCAGAAAGAGAACGGATcttaaagaagaaagaagaggacgagaagaagagacaGGCAAAACAGTTaagttcattgatgaaagacttgaagatcaagaacgGTAAAACCGCTTCGAACGACGGCGAAGTATTATCTGATttggaagacgaagaagaggatgaaTACAATGGAGAAGTGTTGAGGGATGAAGACGAGCCCCAAAGAGAATACACCTTCCCTGAAGATAGAAACTCCGAGATTAATAGTAATACTGATTCTGACTTACAGTCTCGATACCAAGCTGCTCTTGAAGCTACTTCCAAGACGACATCATCCAAGACTGCTGAAAACATTGCTCAGTATATCAGACGTTAA
- the FOL3 gene encoding folylpolyglutamate synthase (EggNog:ENOG503NU4B; BUSCO:EOG09260KM4; COG:H) encodes MGINLALTRISRLLSILGNPHVSSYKSIHIAGTNGKGSTVAYISSILTASRIRNGRFTSPHLLYYNDCISINNETYPLGKFHEVSELVKQQNKIHDVGCTEFELLTVTAFKIFELEKVEYAVIEVGLGGRLDATNVLEPFGGQHKGGVIVCGITKIGIDHEQFLGSTLSEIASEKAGIIKTGIPCVVDGTNSEEVLETIRQKAAECGSTVHIVNGTTSSSFSEYTQEQVQDLRSKSPLKGNYQLQNLSVALRLVELLKAKFSSQITKESVANGVASVVWPGRLQSVRYRGVDMLIDGAHNESAAQELGTYLQSYRDEEGLIMVVALSKGKSVENLVKYIANQQKDSIIGTKFSRPEGMPWVSSYGVEEVIMAAKPHFKDVIESDDSQTVQDILDRIVALKAQGDSRKVVVCGSLYLCSDVLRLVNS; translated from the coding sequence ATGGGCATCAACCTAGCCCTAACGAGAATAAGTAGGCTTCTACTGATTTTGGGAAACCCCCATGTCAGCAGCTACAAGTCTATTCACATAGCAGGGACAAATGGTAAGGGTTCCACCGTGGCCTACATTTCCTCGATTCTTACCGCTTCTCGCATCCGCAACGGGAGGTTCACCTCACCGCATCTACTTTATTATAACGATTGTATTTCCATAAACAACGAAACATATCCATTGGGAAAGTTCCACGAAGTGTCCGAGCTAGTAAAGCAGCAGAACAAGATACACGACGTAGGGTGTACGGAGTTCGAATTGTTGACGGTGACGGcattcaagatctttgagttggagaaggtTGAATATGCGGTGATAGAAGTGGGGTTGGGAGGCCGGCTCGATGCTACCAACGTGTTGGAGCCATTTGGTGGCCAGCATAAGGGTGGTGTGATTGTCTGTGGAATCACCAAGATCGGTATTGATCATGAGCAGTTTTTGGGATCAACATTGAGCGAAATCGCTTCTGAAAAAGCAGGCATAATCAAAACCGGTATTCCTTGCGTAGTGGACGGGACAAATAGTGAAGAGGTCTTGGAGACCATACGACAGAAGGCTGCTGAGTGTGGGAGTACAGTGCATATTGTGAATGGAACAACGAGTTCTTCCTTTTCAGAGTATACTCAAGAACAGGTCCAAGATCTTCGTTCAAAGTCGCCATTAAAAGGAAACTACCAGCTCCAGAACTTGAGTGTGGCTCTCAGGTTGGTAGAACTTCTCAAGGCCAAATTCAGTAGTCAGATTACCAAGGAATCAGTTGCAAACGGTGTCGCGAGCGTGGTATGGCCGGGACGGCTTCAACTGGTGCGGTACAGAGGAGTGGATATGCTTATCGACGGAGCCCACAACGAGAGTGCGGCCCAGGAATTGGGCACATACTTGCAATCGTACCGAGACGAAGAAGGGTTAATTATGGTGGTAGCGTTGAGTAAGGGCAAATCGGTCGAGAATCTCGTTAAGTATATTGCcaaccaacaaaaagacTCGATTATAGGCACCAAATTCTCCCGTCCTGAAGGTATGCCGTGGGTTTCTTCTTACGGGGTGGAAGAGGTGATAATGGCTGCGAAACCGCATTTTAAAGACGTGATTGAGTCTGACGATAGTCAAACCGTGCAAGATATCTTGGACCGTATAGTTGCCCTCAAGGCCCAAGGCGACAGCCGGAAGGTGGTTGTGTGTGGCAGTTTATATCTTTGTTCTGATGTCCTCAGACTTGTAAATAGTTAG
- the PSF1 gene encoding DNA replication protein psf1 (COG:L; BUSCO:EOG092648K5; EggNog:ENOG503NY0T) — MFGDQANKLVLDAHRTSNLPEITLYQSDLVDDIVKETNDLGRDVDYITEQQRTNPEGTSAEQIVALECQLFVARLSMRRNKRCLLAHQKLRADKMNEFAWLNIDPSDSNSTPQPSLTKTGALGSNYTTRMILDNLSNQEQEYFKQYSQLLVDMKSKYVDIDLSGDLEPPTSIFIDVRVLKDGGEVQTEYGVFNLIKDSQFYVRKSDVERLIQQGYLEEL; from the coding sequence ATGTTTGGAGACCAAGCAAATAAGCTTGTGTTGGACGCTCACCGAACGTCAAACCTTCCCGAAATAACACTCTACCAGTCCGACTTGGTGGACGACATCGTCAAAGAAACTAACGATTTGGGCAGGGATGTCGATTACATTACTGAACAACAAAGAACGAATCCAGAAGGCACCTCAGCTGAACAAATAGTAGCTCTTGAGTGTCAGTTGTTTGTGGCCCGATTGTCaatgagaagaaacaaGCGCTGCTTATTAGCCCATCAGAAACTTCGAGCTGACAAGATGAACGAATTTGCATGGCTCAACATAGATCCTTCCGATTCCAATAGTACTCCCCAACCATCGCTTACAAAAACTGGTGCTTTGGGATCCAATTACACAACTCGCATGATATTGGACAACTTGAGTAACCAGGAACAAGAGTACTTCAAGCAGTATCTGCAACTCCTTGTCGATATGAAATCGAAGTATGTTGACATTGACCTCAGCGGAGATCTAGAGCCTCCCACGAGCATATTCATAGATGTGAGGGTGTTGAAGGACGGGGGAGAGGTGCAGACGGAGTATGGagtgttcaacttgatcaaggacTCACAGTTCTACGTGAGAAAATCCGATGTGGAGAGGTTGATTCAGCAGGGGTATTTAGAAGAGTTGTAG
- a CDS encoding uncharacterized protein (EggNog:ENOG503NUT3; BUSCO:EOG0926431P; COG:S) produces the protein MVPDELVLDPQLKYWVLLPISVVMVVVGLLRSNVTLLLKSDPKLEEFKKNREKQFLKRATSFKNGSSVLTRDEFLVRQEYFITQLKSSEFFANKNVSSDAPANPLTDPGSADALMEMAKGNMMNYIPQTLIMAWVNYFFAGFVIMKLPFPITDSFKSMLQQGIVTPDLNVRYVSSISWYFVNLMGLKPVYSLIMNDSSAADELVNSQQQNQQLPNLGAPGAPKVDKIFEKEAADIQILSHESIYDGIIDRVLAADL, from the exons ATGGTGCCTGACGAATTAGTATTGGATCCCCAATTGAAATACTGGGTTCTCCTTCCCATTtcagtggtgatggtggttgTTGGACTACTTCGGTCTAATGTCACCCTTCTCCTTAAATCTGATCCCAAATTAGaggagttcaagaagaacagaGAAAA GcaattcttgaagagagCCACGTCATTCAAGAATGGTAGCTCAGTGCTCACTCGGGACGAGTTTCTCGTCAGACAAGAGTACTTTATTACTCAGTTGAAGTCTAGTGAGTTCTTTGCTAACAAGAACGTCTCCAGTGATGCCCCTGCCAACCCCTTGACAGACCCCGGGTCGGCCGATGCATTAATGGAAATGGCAAAGGGAAATATGATGAACTACATTCCACAAACGCTTATCATGGCGTGGGTCAACTATTTTTTTGCTGGGTTTGTGATCATGAAGTTGCCCTTCCCTATCACAGACAGTTTTAAAAGCATGCTACAACAGGGAATCGTGACTCCAGATTTGAACGTCCGGTACGTATCACTGATATCGTGGTACTTTGTCAACTTGATGGGATTGAAACCAGTCTACTCATTAATCATGAACGATTCATCTGCTGCTGATGAGCTTGTCAATCTGCAACAACAAAATCAGCAACTTCCAAACTTGGGAGCTCCTGGAGCCCCAAAAGTCGATAAGATCTTTGAGAAGGAGGCGGCAGACATTCAAATCTTGTCCCACGAGTCTATCTATGATGGCATTATAGATCGAGTTTTAGCAGCCGATTTGTAA
- a CDS encoding uncharacterized protein (EggNog:ENOG503PF3M) — protein sequence MSIPKLTIPETAFDPSIYTSSHRRSRLLVYLLQLTNSSAILLVLIYVVSYIGIKPLLELTCSRRLEMLDKYRHKLRDLYLLLVSKVDHIPIVGFNRHGKVFSDAMIQTDASYARRLKQLSPADQLEELEKTDKLNHSKLLSKLRKLNDVLSGCTSYTISEMPHYKSTRETVKSFQHEIDTKIFDYDELYTVETNSEHRKKRNLVVDTKNDIRSIKGLFMSGQA from the coding sequence ATGTCAATCCCAAAATTAACCATACCCGAGACAGCGTTCGACCCCAGCATATATACGTCGAGCCATAGAAGGTCACGTCTTCTTGTATACTTGCTCCAACTCACCAACTCATCTGCTATTTTACTTGTGTTGATTTATGTGGTCAGCTACATTGGAATTAAGCCTCTCCTTGAGTTGACATGTTCTCGACGACTCGAGATGCTCGATAAATACCGCCACAAGCTTCGAGACTTGTACTTGCTTCTCGTCAGCAAGGTGGACCATATTCCCATTGTGGGCTTTAATAGGCATGGGAAGGTGTTTAGTGATGCGATGATCCAAACCGACGCTTCGTACGCCAGAAGGCTCAAACAATTATCACCGGCTGACCAATTGGAAGAGCTCGAAAAGACCGATAAGTTAAACCATCTGAAGCTTTTGAGCAAATTGCGCAAGCTCAATGATGTTTTATCAGGGTGCACTTCATATACCATTCTGGAGATGCCCCACTACAAGTCCACCAGGGAAACTGTCAAGCTGTTCCAGCACGAAATAGacaccaagatctttgacTACGACGAATTGTACACGGTGGAAACGAACAGCGAACATAGAAAAAAGCgcaacttggtggtggatacCAAGAATGATATCAGAAGCATCAAGGGCCTTTTTATGAGTGGGCAGGCATAA